One stretch of Paenibacillus sp. AN1007 DNA includes these proteins:
- a CDS encoding DUF2225 domain-containing protein — protein MEQVELEPLYKVKVTCHYCETEFETSRVRPSLKRPYRTDSDFCAYYKHENPDFYVVRICPSCGFASTENSTVNLNEMQRKAFIEQIGNRWVKRDYSGARNLEQALAAYKLGLLCAQVIQEKERVVAGLLHHIAWLYRYMEDHAQERRFLEFSLEAYVKVFEREGTGGNEAKLLYLLGELNRRVGKFHEAVQWFGRVIHDKRITDAAMIRASREQWALLREQMISGKMELPQEMLEADKEAAKRSPL, from the coding sequence ATGGAACAAGTGGAATTAGAACCGCTGTATAAGGTGAAGGTGACATGTCATTATTGCGAGACTGAATTTGAAACCTCACGTGTAAGACCAAGCTTGAAACGGCCTTACCGGACAGATTCTGATTTTTGTGCATATTACAAACATGAGAATCCTGATTTTTATGTTGTTCGGATCTGTCCCTCGTGTGGATTCGCCTCAACCGAGAATTCAACGGTTAATCTGAATGAGATGCAGCGCAAAGCGTTTATCGAACAGATTGGGAACCGCTGGGTGAAACGGGATTATAGCGGCGCAAGAAACCTGGAGCAGGCACTTGCTGCATACAAGTTGGGTTTGCTGTGTGCCCAGGTGATTCAGGAGAAAGAGCGTGTTGTTGCTGGCCTGCTGCATCACATTGCCTGGCTGTACCGGTATATGGAGGATCATGCGCAGGAACGGCGTTTTCTTGAGTTCAGCCTGGAGGCATATGTCAAGGTGTTTGAACGAGAGGGCACAGGCGGCAATGAAGCAAAATTGCTGTATCTGCTCGGAGAGCTGAATCGCAGAGTAGGAAAGTTCCATGAAGCAGTTCAGTGGTTTGGCAGAGTCATTCATGACAAGCGAATTACAGATGCAGCGATGATCCGTGCTTCCAGAGAACAATGGGCTTTACTGCGCGAACAGATGATATCCGGCAAAATGGAACTGCCGCAGGAAATGCTGGAAGCGGACAAAGAGGCTGCGAAGCGCAGCCCCCTTTAA
- a CDS encoding YycC family protein: MKPLQVSAETAVKLAASLGVPLEHLMHMPQHILMQKIAELAKEEAAKASDKEGTSE; encoded by the coding sequence ATGAAACCTTTACAAGTATCGGCTGAAACAGCCGTCAAACTAGCAGCATCTCTGGGTGTGCCTCTGGAACACCTGATGCATATGCCTCAACATATTCTCATGCAGAAGATTGCAGAACTGGCCAAAGAAGAAGCCGCCAAAGCTTCTGACAAAGAAGGCACATCTGAATGA